The nucleotide sequence CGTGTTGCTCAGAGAAAGCTCTTGAAGCCTAAAACGAAAATTAATCATGAAATCGTAAATAATTTAATACAGTTAAAGGCAAAAACAAATTGTTCTATTTCCATTTTGATCCATCAAGAAGTACTCACAGCTTTGAACTCAGAGGCTGCTGCACTCCCGTTGTCCACTGAAGCCCTGGGTGACGAACCTTCCTCTGAACCTTCGCGAACCGGCGATGGTGGCCGAGGTGGAGCAACATAGAGAACTCTCAATTTACACTCTTCAACATTATGCCCTGATTCCTTATTGAACTGAAattcaacaaacacaaaacccCAGTTGCGCAAACACAAGTTTTACATTTAGACAAGTGAATTGCACAAATATTTAGCAAAGTAACCTCCAAAACTCATACACAAGGCCACATAAAATCATAACATCTAGTTACCATCTCTGCAGTGATGTCCTTTGTGGTAGTCCCGGGGCTGGCAACGACGCTCTGAAGAAGGAACTTGTCCTTGCATTGCATATCCGAAGGTGCCTCCTTTTGCGCTTGCATTGTCACTAAACCCACATACAAATTTAACATGTCAACACATTGGGATATTGTAATTACGCAAATAATTCGCAATTAAGCAAGATGATACAGTGTGGGAGGTATACCTATAACATCAGAAGTGGACCTTGGCAACACAACCCCAGTGTTTGGTCTAACACAGTACTTTTTGGGATTTGTTGTTTTTACCTAAAACACCACAAAATTACACCAAAATCAGGATTTCAAATCTCTAACAGTCAAAATTGAGCAAACCCAGAAATTAACTTCTCTGGTGAAAAGTTAAAAAGGGTGAAAATTTAACCTTGAAAGCCACAAAGTCATTGGTTTTGttggagagttgcagagagcaaGAGATCTGCTTCCTCAATTCAACTAATTTCGTTCGAATCAAAAGAATTAAATCCAAAAAGTGAAGGTAAAGTAATCAGAaacagtaaaaaataaaaaacgcgGATCTGCAATTAAAGGAGAAGCAGTTTAAGAGAGTACAGGGGAACTGGAGTTCTTGGGGTTCGATGCTGAGAAGCTCGCCGGTGATCATATCGGAAGCGatcagagaagagagaggagatgGTGGTTTTGCGGCGGAGATGAGTTGTTTCCCGGTGGCGGGGAGTGgtcgagagagagggagagatttgaATGATTTTGAGAGTGGTttccgagagagagagatgggaagAAATAACGTGGGACCCTGTTGGGTTGTcctttcttttgggtttttttttcagtgCTACGAAGATCAGATATTACgtgttattttttaattaaattagcgGTTGTTATCTAAATCTAAATTAcagataataaaaaaataatgaaattattattattattattttttttttaggaattattattagcatttcaaaaatctcattatatacTCTAAAccttctatattaggaaagaaaaatacacttgtgaagagggtagaatgaaaattttgaagtgctaataacacttccttttgtttttttttttttaaaaccaatatactcttttctacttttttttttttttttttttttgtatatcaatatttttacattaggaAGAGTGCCAGTTtggttaagccacacaatagacaatttaatttggtatcgaattcgtcatccacaagattcgaagttaagacctctcacttctaagcgaaaaggaatatcaccagaccgtagtactgagtgactaTATTCTTTTATACTTAACTGAAAGAAAATGttagaaaagaaacaaaatgtgttgcagtcctattagattagaaatGTAATCGTGTAAATCCTATCATATATGGGATATCCTGatgggattctaccatatctcttagactaaatattatcctattatagttgtaatcctattaggataaggaatttaccttctctactactataaataaagccaCTATGGGGTGagataacacacacctcacaattacacatctttctttctctctactgTTGTCGCACCTCTATCTCTCTGTCCTTATTATACCTCAGTAAATTAGCCCTATAACACGTTATTAGCATGCTTTTAACGctgcgctaaagagagtttgatcttcaatcaggagagtattacgttttaatcattctttttatgattaatttattatttaattaaattgatctacatgctattgattcaatttaatttttctgtgttgaaCATGATACAACGTATTAGAGATGCAATTCTGGCTTTCCGAGAAGAATATTCTACGcatgaaaggaaaatatttgaaatGACCATGAAACATAAAAACATTtctcatgatgcatgaacctcCTACATTTCCATttaccttccgatatatatacACGTTCATGCATTACACAATTATAAATctctatgtggaatttgtgagtcaaagaaacaaaagaaaatagaagtataattttttttttttctggattttgaaaacctttaaaaaaaaactattgagAAAAAGGGTTTCTAACACTAGCCACACGCTAAGCCATGGTAAGAAGTCGACGAGCCGCGTGAGCCAAGCCACCAAAGAAGCCGAATTGCTCCTGcacccaaaacccagaaacaacGACATTTTTCGACGACATTTTTCTCCGTTTTTTGGTGACGCATGATAGTTGGATGTCATATTCAACTTTAAACCTCGAGATTCCAGTTGAATCTCAATGAAATCTTGAAATCATGTTTTGAATTTCACTGGTTTTGGAACACTCTGGTCAACACCGACGTCGAGAAGCTCCTCCGTCGTGAATCTTAGGGACCCTATTAAAACTTGGCTCATCTTGCCGTCTGTGACCACCACTGATAATGATGGTGCTACTGTCTTCTTAGACAAACCATACACCCATCTGGGCCTGTTGCTTTCTCAACCTGCAGCCAACCTGAAACTGGGATGTCTTCCCTCACAGCCTATTGGGcttcattttttctttgttttgggcCTGTTGTCCCCCCAACCCATCCTTCTATTGCAGCCTGCAGCTTGCACAACACACATGGGTTGCCTGAGCCCA is from Pyrus communis chromosome 10, drPyrComm1.1, whole genome shotgun sequence and encodes:
- the LOC137747283 gene encoding vesicle-associated protein 1-2-like, which produces MITGELLSIEPQELQFPFELRKQISCSLQLSNKTNDFVAFKVKTTNPKKYCVRPNTGVVLPRSTSDVIVTMQAQKEAPSDMQCKDKFLLQSVVASPGTTTKDITAEMFNKESGHNVEECKLRVLYVAPPRPPSPVREGSEEGSSPRASVDNGSAAASEFKAASRAFSEQHEHQDNSSEARTLIARLTEEKNSAIQQNNRLQQELDVLRRRVNKSAGGIPFIYVLLVGLIGIILGYILRKT